A stretch of Vannielia litorea DNA encodes these proteins:
- a CDS encoding BolA/IbaG family iron-sulfur metabolism protein: protein MAIDAQDIENLLRESFPDATISVEGNDGQHFAAEVIDESFRGMNRVQQQRAVYAALKGKMDGPAGELHALALTTRAP from the coding sequence ATGGCCATCGACGCGCAAGACATCGAGAACCTCCTCCGTGAATCGTTCCCTGACGCAACGATCTCCGTCGAGGGGAATGACGGCCAGCATTTTGCCGCGGAAGTGATCGACGAAAGCTTCCGCGGTATGAACCGTGTCCAGCAGCAGCGGGCCGTCTATGCCGCGCTCAAGGGCAAGATGGATGGCCCCGCCGGCGAGCTGCACGCGCTGGCGTTGACCACCCGGGCGCCCTGA
- the yajC gene encoding preprotein translocase subunit YajC — translation MQGFESIVPLILIFGIMYFLLIRPQQKKLKQHQAMVAALRRGDQIITQGGIVGKVVKVRDENEVEVEIAEGVKVRVVKSTVAQVLSKTEPAADAQS, via the coding sequence ATGCAGGGCTTTGAATCCATCGTGCCGCTGATCCTGATCTTCGGGATCATGTACTTTCTCCTCATCCGTCCGCAGCAGAAGAAGCTGAAGCAGCACCAGGCCATGGTTGCCGCGCTCCGCCGGGGGGACCAGATCATCACCCAGGGCGGGATCGTCGGCAAGGTCGTGAAGGTGCGCGACGAGAACGAGGTCGAGGTGGAAATCGCCGAGGGCGTGAAGGTGCGGGTCGTGAAATCGACCGTCGCCCAGGTGCTCAGCAAGACCGAACCGGCGGCTGACGCACAGTCGTAA
- a CDS encoding squalene/phytoene synthase family protein → MSLQACADLVARAGRESFAAIMAAPVDARRILFPVQAFALELARAPWASQEPMIAQMRLQFWRDVLEEAATGKARAHEVAAPLATAVAEGVPVAPLLACVDAREWDVGREPFADEAAFWGYLDATGGGLVWAAAAALGAGPDAEEGLRAWGRGAALARYLQAVPELESRGRLPLVDGRPEAVKAIAEEGLAAMTSGSQWRGRLSALASSPMLLGAMAPVLLRKAINAPGRVADGALELSEFRKRFRLMRMAATPQWRM, encoded by the coding sequence ATGAGCCTTCAGGCCTGCGCAGATCTGGTTGCCCGCGCGGGGCGGGAGAGCTTTGCCGCGATCATGGCGGCGCCGGTCGACGCGCGCAGGATCCTCTTTCCGGTTCAGGCCTTTGCACTGGAATTGGCGCGGGCGCCCTGGGCCAGCCAGGAACCGATGATTGCGCAGATGCGATTGCAGTTCTGGCGCGACGTGCTGGAGGAGGCCGCAACGGGCAAGGCGCGGGCGCATGAGGTGGCCGCGCCCCTGGCCACCGCGGTGGCCGAGGGGGTGCCGGTGGCGCCTCTGCTGGCCTGCGTCGATGCCCGCGAGTGGGACGTGGGGCGGGAACCGTTTGCCGATGAGGCGGCGTTCTGGGGCTACCTCGATGCAACGGGCGGTGGGCTGGTCTGGGCCGCGGCGGCGGCCTTGGGAGCCGGTCCCGACGCCGAAGAGGGCTTGCGCGCCTGGGGGCGGGGCGCTGCCCTGGCGCGCTATCTGCAAGCCGTGCCCGAGCTTGAGAGCCGGGGTCGGCTGCCGCTGGTGGACGGTCGGCCGGAAGCTGTGAAAGCCATTGCGGAAGAAGGGCTTGCGGCCATGACTTCAGGTTCGCAATGGCGCGGGAGGCTGAGTGCCTTGGCGTCGTCGCCGATGCTGCTCGGCGCGATGGCGCCGGTGCTGCTGCGCAAGGCCATCAACGCCCCGGGCCGTGTGGCCGACGGGGCGCTGGAGTTGAGCGAGTTCCGCAAGCGCTTTCGCTTGATGCGGATGGCCGCGACGCCGCAATGGCGCATGTAG
- the serS gene encoding serine--tRNA ligase: MHDIRTIRENPAGFDAAMARRGISSASAPILALDEARRAAITAAEAAQAERNAASRDVGAAKAAGNEAEFERLRALVAEKKDEIARLEEESKSKDAELREILMGLPNLLQDDVPDGADETQNVEIHRWGTPRDFAFAPLEHYELPGAKEAMDFETAAKLSGSRFVLMSGGIARIHRALSQFMLDLHITQHGLTEVNGPVLVREETMLGTGQLPKFGEDSYQTREGYWLIPTSEVTLTNIVADCLIAESYLPRRYTAHSLCFRSEAGSAGRDTAGMLRQHQFEKVEMVSIVHPDASAAEQTRMTNCAQAVLEALELPYRTVVLCSGDTGFGARRTHDLEVWLPGQNTYREISSVSNCGDFQARRMNARFRPEGGGKPEFVHTLNGSGLAVGRALIAVLENGQQQDGTVTLPSVLHAYTGGLTTLTRDGTLA; this comes from the coding sequence ATGCACGATATCCGCACCATCCGCGAAAATCCCGCCGGCTTCGACGCCGCCATGGCGCGGCGCGGGATCTCTTCGGCCTCCGCCCCCATCCTCGCTCTCGACGAGGCCCGCCGCGCCGCCATCACCGCCGCCGAGGCCGCCCAGGCCGAGCGCAACGCGGCCTCCAGGGACGTCGGGGCCGCCAAGGCCGCCGGCAACGAGGCCGAGTTCGAGCGCCTCCGCGCCCTTGTCGCTGAAAAGAAAGACGAAATCGCCCGCCTCGAGGAGGAGTCCAAGAGCAAGGACGCCGAGCTGCGCGAGATCCTGATGGGCCTGCCCAACCTGTTGCAGGACGACGTGCCCGACGGCGCCGACGAAACCCAGAACGTCGAGATCCACCGCTGGGGCACGCCCCGCGATTTCGCCTTCGCGCCGCTTGAGCATTACGAGCTGCCCGGCGCGAAGGAGGCGATGGACTTCGAGACCGCCGCCAAGCTCTCGGGCTCGCGCTTCGTGCTGATGAGCGGCGGAATTGCCCGTATTCACAGGGCCTTGTCCCAGTTCATGCTCGATTTGCACATCACCCAGCACGGGCTCACCGAGGTCAACGGCCCGGTCCTGGTGCGCGAGGAAACCATGCTCGGCACCGGCCAGCTGCCCAAGTTCGGCGAAGACAGCTACCAGACCCGCGAGGGCTACTGGCTGATCCCCACCTCCGAGGTGACGCTGACCAACATCGTGGCCGATTGCCTCATCGCCGAGAGCTATCTGCCGCGCCGCTACACCGCCCATTCGCTCTGCTTCCGCTCCGAAGCGGGCAGCGCGGGCCGCGACACCGCCGGCATGCTCCGCCAGCACCAGTTCGAGAAGGTCGAGATGGTCTCGATCGTGCACCCCGACGCTTCGGCCGCCGAGCAGACCCGGATGACCAACTGCGCCCAGGCCGTTCTGGAAGCCCTTGAATTGCCTTACAGAACCGTCGTGCTCTGCTCGGGCGACACCGGCTTCGGCGCACGCCGCACCCACGATCTCGAGGTCTGGCTGCCGGGGCAGAACACCTACCGCGAGATCTCCTCGGTCTCCAACTGCGGCGATTTCCAGGCCCGCCGGATGAACGCCCGCTTCCGCCCCGAGGGCGGCGGCAAGCCCGAGTTCGTCCACACGCTCAACGGCTCCGGCCTCGCCGTGGGCCGCGCGCTGATCGCGGTGCTCGAGAACGGCCAGCAGCAGGACGGCACGGTAACCCTGCCTTCCGTGCTGCACGCCTATACTGGCGGCCTGACCACGCTGACGCGCGACGGAACCCTTGCCTGA
- the grxD gene encoding Grx4 family monothiol glutaredoxin gives MTAQDKIAETVKAHDVVLYMKGTKEMPQCGFSSRVAGVLNFMGVEYQDVNVLADEEIRQGIKDYSDWPTIPQLYVKGEFVGGCDIITEMTLSGELDTLFEQNGVAYDKDAADKIREANA, from the coding sequence ATGACCGCACAAGACAAGATCGCCGAAACCGTGAAGGCACATGATGTGGTGCTCTACATGAAAGGCACCAAGGAGATGCCCCAATGCGGCTTCTCCTCCCGAGTAGCCGGCGTTCTCAATTTCATGGGCGTCGAGTACCAGGACGTGAACGTGCTGGCCGACGAGGAAATTCGTCAGGGCATCAAGGATTATTCCGACTGGCCGACGATCCCGCAGCTCTACGTGAAGGGTGAATTCGTGGGCGGTTGCGACATCATAACCGAGATGACCCTCTCCGGCGAACTCGACACGCTCTTCGAGCAGAACGGTGTCGCCTACGACAAGGACGCCGCCGACAAGATCCGCGAAGCTAACGCCTGA